The segment GATAGCCTGTTGGTCGCCTTCCGTTCAGCAACGGAGTTACGCTTACGAACCGGTGAGGGTACAGCGGTTGAGGTCGCTACGGCCACCAATCAGTTGGGCGAAATCAGAAACGCCCTGGCGCAGACCGAAGCCGACCGGCAGATTGCCCTCAGTCGCCTGCAAACCTTGCTCAATACCAACCAGCCCGTTAGTCTCTCCGACTCGACCCTGACGCGCCGGGCGTTACCGGCCCTGACCGACTCGGCGACGCTGGCCCAAACGCCCGAACTGGCCCTGTTGCGCCAACAGATTGAGATAGCTGCCCGTCAAACCGACGTGGAGCAGGCCCGGCTGCTGCCCTCTTTTTCGGTGGGCTACTTCAACCAGTCGCTCATCGGCACGTACCTGGTTGGGCAACAAGAAGTGTATTACGGAGGAGGTCGGCGATTTCAAGGGGTGACAGCGGGCGTAGCCATCCCCATTTTCCGAAAACCCCAGCAGGCTCGCGTGGAAGCAGCCCGGCTGGGGCAGCAAATGGGCGAGGCTACGCTGGCCCTGACGCAACGTAATCTACAGGGCGAACTACGTGCCACTATTCAGGAGATTCGCAAGCTGCAAAGTTCGCTCACGTACTATGAGCAAACGGGTCTGCCTACCGCCCGGCTACTGGCCGACAAAGCGGGCGTGGCCTTTCGGGCGGGCGAAATCGGCTATCTCCAGTATTCGCAAGCCCTCACGCAGGCTTACCAGACCCGCGCCAGCTACGTCGATGTGCTGAGTGCCTACAATCAATCCGTCATTCGCTTAGAACAACTGCTGGGCTTACCCTGAGAAAACTCATGAAACGAATCTTGTTTAGTATCAGCTTGTTATGGCTGACCACTGGGTGCGGGGACACCGCCCAAAAAGAAGGAGAAGCAACTACGACAGACAGTAAACCGGCTGCTGAAAAACCCCATGAAGAACCTCCAGCGGATGTTGTGGAACTGACCGATGACCAACTTCGGATCGGTGCGGTCAGTTTGGGCAAGGTGGAGTACCGCAATCTGGGTCAGTTGTTGCCCGTCAATGGTCGGCTGGCCGCCCCCGCCCAGAGTCAGGTGGCGATCACCGCCCTGCAAGGCGGTTTCGTGCGAAGCTTACCCCTGCTGCCGGGTCAGCCCGTGCGGAAAGGGCAAATGCTGGCTCGTATTGAGAACCCGGATCTGGTGCAGTTCCAGCAGGACTACGCCGAGAATCATAGCCGACTAACGTACTTAGATGCTGAATACGCTCGTCAGAAGGAACTCAGCGAACAGAACGTGAGTGCGCTGAAGGTGTTCCAGCAAACGGCATCCGAGCGAAATCAGGTACGTTCTCGCTTAGGGGGGCTGGCCCAGCGGCTACGGCTGGTGGGGCTTTCGCCCCAGGCGGCCCTGGATGGCAAGTTCAGTGCCACATACGTCGTTGTGGCCCCTGTATCGGGCATTGTTACTGACGTACCCGCTACAGTAGGGCAGTACGTGCAGCCCGCCGACGTGATGGCCCGCCTAACCAGTAGCCAGGGGCTATACGCGGAACTGACAGTATTTGAGAAAGACCTGCCTCAGCTCCGGGAAGGGCAGCGGGTCAGCCTTCGACTCAATAACGAAGGCGGTCGCGAGCGCGGTGGGCGCATCACCTACATCAATCGAACCATCGAAGCCGACCGGTCGGTGCGGGTCGTGGCTCGGCTCGACCAGCCCGATGCCCGCCTGGCCCCTAACACGTTTTTGAAGGCCAGCTTAGACTTGGGCGACAGCCGGGTAACGGCCCTGCCCGAAGGGGCCATTGTATCGGCAGAGGGGAAGGATTACATCTTCATCGTCACCGACGAGAAGGCCCCTGAAAAGCATGAGCATGAAGAAGGGGAAGCCGGACATAATGAGAAGGAAGATCACGATCATAAGGAAGGCGAGAAAGAACAGCACGGTACGGCTTTCAAACAGATTCCGGTGCGCCGGGGTGTAACGGAGGGCGGCTACTCGCAGGTGACACTGCCCGGTACACTCGATTTGAGCAAGGTGCAGGTCGTGGTGAAAGGCGCGTTTGCGATCCTCTCGCAGCTACAGGCTGCCAGTGGCGAAGAGGAAGGTCACGCTCACTAAGGACCGCTCATTACGGCCAAAACTGAATTCAAGATGCAAACAGAAGACAACGTACTTCTCACGCCCACAGGCCACCAGTTTCACCTGCACGCCCGTGATGGCATCCGGTCGGTACGCATCGACCGGGTGGTTTCTGAGAATGATTTATCGTTCGCGCACTACCCTGCCTTGTCGCTATCGGTCTATGACGAGGCTAATTTCCTGCTACGGAGTGAGGAATTGCACGCCCATGTTCAGCCCGGCGAGCCGTCACAGGCTCACTTGAGCAAAACGTTCGCCCTGTGGGAAAGCCTGACTATTGGCATCGACACGCACGGAGAGGCATTTGATTTTTTGCTTCGGGTGTACTATACCATTAACCCAGACTAAGCGAATAACTTCTGTAGCTGGTCAAATTAAAAGAACCGTCACTGATTGTGTCCCCCCTCTTTCAGCAAATCATTCCCTACGCGCTGTTGCCCACCCTCGCCCTGACAGGCGGGGGGCTGGTCGCCCTGTTTGTACGGTTTGGCGTTCAGGTACGTTCGGCTATTCTGCACTTCGCGGCAGGTGTTGTCTTCTCAGTAGTTGCCGTCGAGATCCTGCCTGATGTAGTGCGGCTGCACGATCCGGTGCTAACGGCGGTTGGCTTTGGCGCAGGTATTGGCCTGATGCTGCTGATTCGCCGACTAACCCAATCGCCCGAGGAGGCTACCACGAAAGTGACCGGTAAACAGTTGGGCGAATCTACGGGGGGCAGATTTCCGATTGCGTTTCTGCTGGCCATCGGGGTAGATATTTTCATCGACGGGCTGCTGCTGGGTATTGGCTTCGCTGCCGGCGCTAAAGAAGGGGTATTGCTGGCTTTCGCCCTGGCGGTTGAAGTACTTTCGCTGGGACTGGCTACGGCCACCTCATTGACCGAGGATGGCGTTCCGCGTTCCCGCATCATTCGGCTACTGTTGGGTCTGTCATCCTTGTTCTTTGTCAGCACAGTAGGCGGGGCAACCCTGTTGCACAACCTGCCCGAAACGGGCCTGGACGTGGTGCTGTCGTTTGGGCTGGCTGCGCTCTTGTTTCTGGTCACGGAAGAATTGCTGGTCGAGGCCCACGAAGGCGAAGAAAAGCCCTGGCTGACGGCTACGTTCTTCGCCGGGTTCCTCTTGTTTTTAATTCTGGGCATGGTCGCTTAATGGCGTTCCGCCCCTAAACCGTATTGGGCGATGTACAAGGTTTTGCTTAACCAACCGGGTCGGTTGGCCCTGCGCGTGGCCGACTTCATTACGCCGGAGGTGTATTTCGAACTCCGTCCGCTGCTGGATACGACCCTACATAGTGCCGCCGAATCCCGCTTGTATTGGGAAATGGAGTATTTCCGGGGCTGGCAACCGGATGAACTCTGGCGGGATTTGCAGTTCGACCTAACGGTCCCGGCTGATTTCACCCGCATTGCGCTGGTGGGTACGCCGGACAACATCGCGTTGATTACGCCGGTCATGCAAACGATTTTCCGGGCTGAACTCCGAAGCTTCTCACCCGACCAGAAAGAAGCGGCCTGGCAGTGGTTCGGCGATTCTAAGCTACCCATGCCAGCTAAATGACAGTAATCAGACTAACCAATCTTTTGTGATGGAAACACAAACGAAAATACCCCAAAGCCCGTCGGCTTTTTTCGACCGGATAGCTAACCGGGTCACGCACCTGACCGGTAGTTCGGGAGCCTTTATGACCGCCTGCGCGGTGGTGCTAATCTGGGGGTTGACCGGGCCGTTGTTCAACTACTCCGAAGATTGGCAATTGGTCATCAACACCGGAACAACGATCATCACCTTCCTGATGGTGTTCGTTATCCAGAAAGCCCAAAACAAGGATGCCCTGGCGGTGCAACTCAAGCTCAATGAACTGATTGCGGCCACGAAAGGAGCCTCGAACCGGTTGGTAGCGGTCGAGAAGCTGACGGATGAGGAACTGGCGGTGCTTTGTCGGCACTACGAGACGATGGCCGAAGTAACCCGGCAAGCGAGTGACTTACGTAAGTCGCATTCGGTAGAGGAAGCTATCGAAGAAGCCCAGCAGAAGCTGACCAGTGATCCGTCGTAAATATTAATCCTGCTCTTTCTCCTCAGAACTGTTCCAACTACTCATCAAATGAACAAGAGAAAACCTTATCAAACCCGGCTGTCGGCCTTGTCGCGGTCACTGATTGCTCTATCCGTGGGTGGGTTAGTGTGGTGGTTGATGGCCGGGCGGCTGGGCTGGCAAACCCGGTTGTTGCTGGGCTGGCTGGCCTATGCCCTGACTGTACTGGTGCTGATCTGGCTGGTCATCGGCTGGGCTGATGCCCGGCAAACAGCGCAGCGGGAGGATGAAAGCCGCCCGGCCATTTTTCTCTTTACGGTCGGAGGGGCGTTGGTTAGTTTGCTGGCCGTAATTCTTCTGTTAGGTTCAGTCAAGGGGCTGTCCGATTCCGAAGCGACGCGGCACGTCGTACTGTCGGGACTAACCGTAATTAGTTCGTGGCTCCTGACGCACAGCATTTTTACGCTGCACTACGCGCACCTATACTATGACCCTGACGAGACGGACCGGGTGGGTGGACTGGACTTTCCGGGCGACGAGCCGCCCGACTACCTCGATTTCGCCTACTATTCATTTGTTGTCGGTATGACGTTTCAGGTGTCGGACGTAGCTGTGACCGCCAAACCGATTCGGCGACTGACCCTGCTGCACGCTGTTTTGTCTTTTGCCTTCAATTCGCTCATCATCGCCCTGACCATCAACACGGTTTCCAGTCTGCTGTAAGTCAGTTGGCACAAATCATCCTTATTGATGCAATCCTTAACCGAACAAATTCACCAGGAACTTGCCGAAGCCCAAACGGTGCTCAGCACCTTCATGGCTGACGCGGAGAACATAGCCGCCATTGAACGAGCCGCCCGGCTGATGGCCGATGCGCTTAAGCAGGGCGGTATGGTTATGAGCTGCGGCAATGGCGGTTCCCTGTGCGATGCCATGCACTTTGCCGAGGAGCTATCGGGCCGCTATCGGAACGACCGCTCAGGGTTGGCGGGGCTGGCTATTGCGGACGTGAGTCATCTGACCTGCGTGGGCAATGATTATGGCTACGAGTTCGTCTTTTCCCGCTTTATCGAAGGGTTGGGCCGACCGGGGGATGTGCTGCTTGGCCTCAGCACGAGTGGCAATTCGGCTAATGTGGTCTGGGCCGTTAAAGCGGCCCGGCAGCAAGGTATGGCAGTGGTCCTGCTGACGGGAAAGGATGGTGGTAAGCTGGCAGGGCAGGCCGACGTAGAGATTCGGGTACCCCATTTTGGCTATGCCGACCGGATTCAGGAAGTACACGGTAAAGTGATTCACGTGCTGATTCTGCTGATCGAGCAGTTGACCCAGGATAAAGGCACCCTATAACACCCGGATAATGAACCCAGCACCCCCACAAACCCAATCGGCTACGGGCCGCTACAACAAAAATCTACGGATTGTCTTTGGCCTGACATTCACCTACTTTCTGGTGGAAGTGGTGGTCGGCTACTGGACCAACAGCCTGGCCCTCCTCTCAGACGCAGCCCATATGCTCACCGACGTGATCGGCTTGGCCCTGGCCCTGTTTGCCAACTGGATGAGCCGCCGACCCATCACGGCCCGGCGCAGTTTTGGCTTTTACCGGCTGGAGATCCTGTCGGCTTTTGTCAACGCGCTGATCCTGATTGGCATTTCGCTGTATATCCTGGTTGAAGCCTATGGCCGGTTCCGCAATCCGCCCACCGTGGACAGCAGCAACATGACACTGGTGGCGTTTGTCGGGCTGCTCATCAACGTACTGGGTATTTATTTGCTGCGACAGGGGGCCAAGGACAGCCTGAACGTCAAAGGGGCTTTTCTGGAGGTGGTCAGCGATTTGCTCAGTTCGGTGGGTGTTATTGCCGCCGGTCTGATCATGACTTACACCGGCTGGTACTACGCCGACCCCTTGTTTAGTGCCATCATTGGCTTGTTCATCCTGCCCCGGACGCTGAAGCTCATGATGGAATCGGTCAACATTCTCTTGCAGGGCACCCCCGACGACTTAGACGTTGCGGTGGTGGAGCAGACCATCAATGCCGTATCAGGCTTCAGCAACGCCCATGACCTGCATATCTGGACCCTTACGTCGGGTATCGTTGTCATGAGCGGTCACGTGGTGGCCGACGCATCGCTGACGACGACCGATCTGACGGCCCGGCTGGAAACGGTAGCAGGTCAGCTCAATGCCCGGTTCAATATCAATCACATTGCCCTGCAACCCGAACGGGCCGGGCAATGTACCAACAGCTTGACGACACTATAAACCGACCGAAAAAGAGTAAAATGGCGACTAAGACACCAATAACTACCGGGCAACCATGCTGCTGAACCGACCGATTCCGTTTTCGTTTTTGCTGGGTCAGATTCGTTACGAAGCCCTGGGGGTATTCGTTTTCGCCAACCTGATGTTTGCGCTTCGGCATTACGTGGGTTTGGAGTATCTATCAATCCCGCTGGCCATTCCCGCCCTGATGGGTACGTGCATCTCATTATTATTGGCGTTCCGCACTAATCAGGCTTACGAACGTTGGTGGGAGGCCCGCGTCATCTGGGGGGGCATTGTCAACGATAGCCGGACGCTCATCCGGCAGTTGCTCACATTTCTACCGCTCGACACAACGTCGAGAAGTGCCGTGCAAACCATGGCCCGACGGCAGATTGGTTGGTGCTACCTACTGGGACAGACCCTGCGCGGTCAACCTGTTGAAAAACTCATCCAAACGTACCTGCCGGAGGAAGAGCAGGCCACTATGCTGAGTGCAGCACACCGGCCCTTAGCCGTGTTGCAAGCCCACGCTGACCAGCTTCGGGAATGGTACCGGGCAGGCCAGCTAACCGACATTCAACTGGCCCAGGTGGATGCCACCTTATCCCGGCTGACCGATGCGATGGGCCGTTGTGAGCGCATCAAAAACACGGTCTTCCCCAAAACATACACCTTCTACCTCCAGGTATTCATCATTCTGTTTACGGCGATGCTCCCCTTTGGCTTTGTGGAGAGCCTGTTTTTCGTTGAGGTGCCGCTGGTAACTCTGATTGCCTCCGCCTTCTTTCTGATTGAGAAGAGTGCCATCCAGTTGCAGGACCCCTTCGAGAATCGTCCGACAGATACGCCGATGACAGCTATTGCCGAGGGTATTGCCGGAAGTTTATCTCAGTTAACAGGTGCATTTGTCGTCGAACAGCCGACTGAGCTATCTAAATACTATAAACTCTGAATGAATCATGTATGTACTGGGTCATCTGATACAACTTTTAGTCGGCATTGCGTTGACGATAACCTTGATGGGATGGTGCCTGTATCGGCTGGCAATTCTCATTGGGCTGTTCATTCCCCAAAAACGACCTAAACGGCCTGTGCGTCAGGGCATGGGCAATCAGGTGGTCAGGCCACTCAACAATGAGCAGAAACAGCGTACTAGAAGCAACATACCCCGGCGCACACTGTACTCCGCCCGGCGGGAGCGAAACTAACAAAACCAAGACAGAATTATGGATGTAATCTTGTATGGTAGCCTGACGCTGAGTCTGCTCCACGCTCTGATTCCCAGCCATTGGCTTCCGTTTGTGACCATCGGCAAAACGGAGCGGTGGAGCCTGCGGCAGACGCTGACCGTCACCGCCATTGCGGGGCTGGCTCACACCGTCAGTACCACCCTGCTGGGTGTGCTGGTGAGTCTGGCGGGCTGGCAACTGGCCGAGAACTATCATGACCTATCAGAACGGGCCATTCCGTTGCTGCTCATAGCGTTAGGGCTGTGGTACCTCATGCAGCACCTGCGTCACCGGCACGTTCACGACCATATCGAAGCGGGAAAAATAAACCGGAAACGTTCGTTTGCCGCCCTGCTATTTTCACTCGTTGCGGCCATGTTCCTGTCACCCTGTCTGGAAATCGAAGCTTACTTCCTCAGCGCGGGCGCGAAGGGATGGGAAGCGGTCGGTCTGGTGGCCCTCATCTACAATGTAATCACGCTATCAGGTATGCTCCTGATGGTATCGCTGGGCCGTCGAGGCTTGCAGCAGGTCAACCCGCGTTGGTTCGAGCATTACGAAAACCTGATTACCGGCCTGACGCTCGTGGGGCTGGCCGTATTTAATTTTTTCATTGACATCTAACCAAATGAACATGGCACACAATCACAATGGTCCGGCACATAACCATGACGAAGATGATCACACACACGATGATGTGGAGTTGATTGAAGAAGGCACCACACCAGCCGCCGATGCCGCTCCGGCTAAAAAAGGCCCTGAACAAACCTGGCGTACCTACGCCCCGGCTATCAGCAGTTTGGTGCTGTTGCTAGGGGGTATTGCCTTGGATAACTACGCAATTGACTGGTTCAAAGACCCCGTGCGGCTTATCTGGTACGTTGTGGCGTATCTGCCCGTTGGCTGGCCGGTGCTGCGCCGGGCGTGGAGCAGCAGTATTCGGGGCGATGTGTTCACCGAGTTTTTCCTGATGAGCGTGGCTACCCTCGGCGCGTTCGCCATCCGCGAATACCCCGAAGGCGTAGCTGTTATGCTGTTTTATACCATCGGCGAGTTGTTTCAGGATGCCGCCGTGTTGCGGGCGCGACGGTCTATCAAGGCACTTCTGGACGTGCGCCCTGATGAGGTAACAGTTCTCAAAAATGGGAAAGTGCAGGTTGTAAAAGCCGCAACCGTTGCTGTCGGCGATATTATACAGATCAAGCCGGGCGAGAAAGTGGGGCTGGATGGGACCATGCGTTCCAATTCAGGTACGTTCGATACAGCGGCCCTAACGGGGGAGAGCGTACCGCGCACCATTGAGAAAGGCGAAGCGGTGCTCGCGGGGATGATCAACCGGCAGTCGTTAGTGGAGATGGACGTTACCACGCCCTATCAGGATTCCAAGCTGTCGCGTATTTTAAAGCTGGTACAGCAGGCAACAGGCCGCAAGGCGCAGACGCAGGAGTTTATCGCCCGCTTCGCCAAAATCTATACACCGATTATCTGTCTTTTGGCCGTGCTCATTACGGTTGTTCCGTATTTCTCCGTAGCCGACTACCGCTTTGCCGACTGGCTGTATCGGGGCCTCGTCTTTCTGGTGATTGGTTGCCCGTGTGCGCTTGTCATTTCTATTCCGCTGGGTTACTTTGGTGGGATCGGTGCCGGATCGCGACAGGGTATTTTGTTCAAAGGGTCGGTCTTTCTGGACCTGATGACGCAGGTGAGAACCGTTGTGATGGACAAAACGGGTACGTTAACGAAGGGCGTGTTCAAGGTGCAGGAAGTCAAGCCTGAAGGAATTGATGCCCCTACGCTGGCCCGACTGACGGCGGCCCTGGAAAGTAAATCGACGCACCCCGTCGCCACTGCGATTCTGGAATATGCCCGTTCAAGTGAACCAGAAAGCGATTTGGACAACGTACCTGTGGCTGACGTGGAAGAGATTGCCGGACATGGCCTGCGTGGTGTTGTGGAGGGTAAGCAGATGCTGGCGGGCAATGCCAAACTACTCCGTAAATTCAACGTACCATTCGACGAGAACCTGACAAAAATTCCGTACACCATCGTCATGACGGCCCTCGACGGGCAGTTTGCGGGCTATTTCACCATCGCCGACGAAGCCAAGCCCGACGCTGCCAACGCAGTGCGCCGATTAAAAGCTGACGGCATCCGCACGGTGATGTTGTCGGGCGATAAGTCGGCGGTGGTCGAGGCCGTAGCTCGGCAGGTTGGCGTGGATGAGTTCCACGGCGATCTGTTGCCCGAAGACAAAGTAACCCAGGTTGAACGGCTCAAAGCCGATTTAGCAGGCAATTCAAAAGCGAAGTTGGCCTTTGTAGGCGATGGGGTCAACGATGCACCTGTGGTGGCATTGGCCGACGTGGGCATGGCGATGGGCGGTCTCGGCTCCGATGCTACCATCGAAACCGCCGACGTGATTATCCAGAACGATGAACCTTCTAAGATCGCTACGGCGGTTGAGATTGGCCGGGCTACGCGCCGGATCGTCTGGCAAAACATTACCCTGTCTCTAGTAGTCAAAGCCATTGTACTGGTGCTGGGTGCGGGGGGTATTGCCACTATGTGGGAAGCCGTTTTTGCTGACGTGGGTGTAGCGATGCTGGCCATTCTGAACGCCGTTCGAGTGCAGAACCTGAAGTTTTCGTAGTCTTTACACATATACCAATTAACTGGGTGGAATGCCGCCCCAACGAATCATGGCACTACCATTAAAACAACTGACGACTAGCGCGTTTCTATTGCTACTTCCTCTGCTGACGAATGCACACGGCTACTGGATGGAACTTTCCGGTTCCGGCAAGCCCAGTAGCGAAGTAATCGTCAAAATCTACTTTGGTGAGTACGAAAACAACCTGCGCGAGAAAGGCGACCGGCTGAACGGCATGAAGGATTTCCGGGCGTATTACCTCGACTCATCGGGTCAGCAACAACCCCTCACGCTCACGCAGACTGAAACCTGCTGGGAAGCCCGCTTCACCCCTGCCAAAGCAGGTCGGTATCAAGTGGTTGGAATCAACGATACCCGTGAGGTACAGGACTGGATCAAATACGGCATGGGCGTGGTACGCCCGATGGAATATCTACGGGCTGACTACTTGGCGGGTAACGCCCTTGATGCTATCGCCCCCTTAACCGACATAGACGTAGTGGCCCGCCCACTAAACGGACAGATGGTGCTGACTGCCTACGCGAAGAAAACGCCAACCGCTAAAACCAAACTGACGGTGCTGAATTCACAGGGTTGGGAAAAGACGCTCACCACTGGGGCTGATGGTACAACGCGGTTTACACCATCAGGACCGGGTATCTATATCGTTGAAGCCGAGCAGATGGACAAAACACCGGGGCAGTATAAGGACAAAGACTATGCCGCCGTGCGGAGCAAATATGCGATGACCTTGCGAGTTGAATAGCCCAAACTCAGGGGAAAGTAAGTCAAATAAAAAAGCGGTTGTAGCAACTTGCTACAACCGCTTTTTAGTGGAAGTTTGGTCAGGCAATCGGGTCACTGTGGGTTTTGTCGTGTCCTTCGGCATGGTGTTCGGCAGCGGCTTGGGCGTGTTGATCGGCCAGATTATGATGCCCGTAAGCCTGATAAGCCTCGTGGGCTTCTTTTTCGTGTTCACCTGCTTCGTGCAACTCCTGAGCTTTCTGGTGATGTTTGGCCGCTTCCCCAAAGTGATAAGCTGCTTCTTTGTGATGTTCGTGTGCCATGTTATTGGACGGGTTTTGATGTTCGTTGTGTTAACCTAATCGATTAGTGGATGTTTTGTAAAGTTATCGGGAGAAGCAATCGATCAATATTATGGCTGCAAGCCTGTTTCGACGATGCATTTATGTACGCTGGGTTTATCAACCAGCAGTCTCAGATTCACCGTTAGTAGATTGATAGCGCATGAGCCTACTGTAGGTAAGCAACTCAACTGAATGAAGCTACTCCTTGTTGAAGACGAAGCAAAACTGAACACGTTCATTGACCGGGGACTGACGGAAGAGGGCCACCGCGTCGATACGGCATATGATGGGCAAATCGGCTTGTCGATGGCTCTTGACGGCGACTACGACGTGGTTATTCTGGATGTGAACCTGCCCATCCTCAACGGGTTTCAGGTGTGCCAGCGGCTGCGGGTCGAGAAACCCAACGTACCCGTACTGATGCTGACGGCCCTGGGCAGTATGACCCACAAGAAAGAGGGCTACGGAGCCGGGGCCGATGATTACTTAGTTAAGCCCTTCGAGTTTGATGAGCTGCTGCTGCGGGTGCAGGCTCTCTACAAACGCTACCGAGAGGTAGGGGCGCACCGCGTATTGCAGGTGGCTGATCTGGAGCTGAATGTGGGCACCAAACAGGTGCAACGGGCGGGACAACTCATCAGCCTCACCGCTCGCGAGTACGCCCTGCTCGAATACCTCATGCTCAACAAAGGCCGCATCGTCTCGCGGGTCGATATTGCCGAGAAAGTGTGGGAACTCAATTTTGATACGAATACCAACGTCATCGACGTGTACGTGAACTACCTCCGGCGCAAGGTCGATAAGGGTTTTGAGCAGAAGCTTATCCATACCGTCGTGGGGATGGGATACGTGATGAAAGACCCGACAACGCGCTGATCATGCTCATCCGCACCCGGCTTACTCTGTATTTTGCGGGCCTGATGGCGGGGTTGTTACTGCTGGTGTCGGCGGGGGTATATCTGTTTGAGCGACAAAGCCAGCAAACGCTGTTCTACCAACGCTTGCAACGTAAGGCCGAAGCTACCGCGAAGGTATATCAGCAGAAAAACCGTCGGCTCGACAAAACCGATGAAATCCTGCTATTGACGCAGGAAAAACAGCATGAGGCCATCTTCGACGAGACCAATACGCTGGTATATTCAAGCGGTTCCTACACGTACTATCCGGTGTCGGCTCAGTTTCTCAATCAGGTTCGTACAGAACGTATTGTGCGGTTCCAAACGGACAATAAGCTGGGCGTAGGCATGTTTTTTCGCGGGGCATATGATCGCTTCACGGTTATTGTTACGGCAGAAGATACGTTCGGGCAGGCGCAACTGACTCTGCTACTACAGAATATGGGTTTGGTGAACGTGTTTGGTTTGTTGTTGGTGTTGGGTTTGGCGTGGCTGTTTTCCGGGCGGTCGCTGCAACCTGCCCAACACCTTATCAATGACATTCGGCACCTGAACATCGACCGGCTGAGTGAACGATTGCCCACGGGCAATGCCCGCGACGAAATCGCGCAGCTTAGTATTCAGTTCAACCACCTGCTGAGCCGGCTGGACAAGACCGTGCGACAAAACCGGGCATTTGTAACCAACGCTTCCCACGAACTACGTACCCCGCTGGCGAATTTGCTGGGTACGTTGCAGGTGTCACTCTCGCACGATCAGCAACCCGACAACCTGCGGGCCACCTTGCAATCGGCCATTGAAGAAGTGCAGTCGCTGATCCGGTTGGCGAATAACCTCCTGTTGCTGGCGGAGCTGGGCGTGGAAAATGACGCATCAACGCTGGCCTTCGAGGATGTACTGCTGACGGAACCCCTGTTGGATGCCGTGCAGGCGGTGCAGCGCAAATACCCCGACCACACCATCGATATCGTGCTTCCCGACGACAGCGAGTGCTGCCAGCTTACCGGCAACGCCGACCTGCTGACCGTCGCTCTGACTAACCTGCTGGAAAACGCCTGCAAATACTCGCCTGTTATTAAGCCTGTTCAGGTACGTTTACAACCCGTAACCGACGGGTCGGAATACAGTGTGCAGGATCGGGGCATTGGCATTCCGCCCGATGCGCTGCCCCACTTATTTACGCCCCTCTTCCGCGCCGACAATGCCCACCAAACCAACGCAGGGCATGGCGTAGGGCTGGCTCTGGTACAGCGCATTGCTCAACTACACGGTGGGCGGGTGAGCGTTAGATCAGAATTGGGCACAGGTACGACGTTTAGGCTTTGGTTACCGACAAACAAAGCCTGAACCGCATGAAACTATAAAATTGGCTTCAATTGTTTTACTAAAATGAAGCAAGAATACTCGATTAAACACCCAAAGCAGGATCAGCACAAGATTCCCCAAGTATATTTAAAACAGTTCGGGTATGTCGATCAAAATAATCAGTGGAAAGTATCGGTTCGAAATGCTGGTGAAAGTTTCACACGGCAGAAAAGTATCAAAAGCTTTACGGCAATTACAAA is part of the Fibrella aestuarina BUZ 2 genome and harbors:
- a CDS encoding bestrophin family protein: MLLNRPIPFSFLLGQIRYEALGVFVFANLMFALRHYVGLEYLSIPLAIPALMGTCISLLLAFRTNQAYERWWEARVIWGGIVNDSRTLIRQLLTFLPLDTTSRSAVQTMARRQIGWCYLLGQTLRGQPVEKLIQTYLPEEEQATMLSAAHRPLAVLQAHADQLREWYRAGQLTDIQLAQVDATLSRLTDAMGRCERIKNTVFPKTYTFYLQVFIILFTAMLPFGFVESLFFVEVPLVTLIASAFFLIEKSAIQLQDPFENRPTDTPMTAIAEGIAGSLSQLTGAFVVEQPTELSKYYKL
- a CDS encoding heavy metal translocating P-type ATPase; amino-acid sequence: MNMAHNHNGPAHNHDEDDHTHDDVELIEEGTTPAADAAPAKKGPEQTWRTYAPAISSLVLLLGGIALDNYAIDWFKDPVRLIWYVVAYLPVGWPVLRRAWSSSIRGDVFTEFFLMSVATLGAFAIREYPEGVAVMLFYTIGELFQDAAVLRARRSIKALLDVRPDEVTVLKNGKVQVVKAATVAVGDIIQIKPGEKVGLDGTMRSNSGTFDTAALTGESVPRTIEKGEAVLAGMINRQSLVEMDVTTPYQDSKLSRILKLVQQATGRKAQTQEFIARFAKIYTPIICLLAVLITVVPYFSVADYRFADWLYRGLVFLVIGCPCALVISIPLGYFGGIGAGSRQGILFKGSVFLDLMTQVRTVVMDKTGTLTKGVFKVQEVKPEGIDAPTLARLTAALESKSTHPVATAILEYARSSEPESDLDNVPVADVEEIAGHGLRGVVEGKQMLAGNAKLLRKFNVPFDENLTKIPYTIVMTALDGQFAGYFTIADEAKPDAANAVRRLKADGIRTVMLSGDKSAVVEAVARQVGVDEFHGDLLPEDKVTQVERLKADLAGNSKAKLAFVGDGVNDAPVVALADVGMAMGGLGSDATIETADVIIQNDEPSKIATAVEIGRATRRIVWQNITLSLVVKAIVLVLGAGGIATMWEAVFADVGVAMLAILNAVRVQNLKFS
- a CDS encoding nickel transport complex, NikM subunit,transmembrane; amino-acid sequence: MALPLKQLTTSAFLLLLPLLTNAHGYWMELSGSGKPSSEVIVKIYFGEYENNLREKGDRLNGMKDFRAYYLDSSGQQQPLTLTQTETCWEARFTPAKAGRYQVVGINDTREVQDWIKYGMGVVRPMEYLRADYLAGNALDAIAPLTDIDVVARPLNGQMVLTAYAKKTPTAKTKLTVLNSQGWEKTLTTGADGTTRFTPSGPGIYIVEAEQMDKTPGQYKDKDYAAVRSKYAMTLRVE
- a CDS encoding response regulator transcription factor, with protein sequence MKLLLVEDEAKLNTFIDRGLTEEGHRVDTAYDGQIGLSMALDGDYDVVILDVNLPILNGFQVCQRLRVEKPNVPVLMLTALGSMTHKKEGYGAGADDYLVKPFEFDELLLRVQALYKRYREVGAHRVLQVADLELNVGTKQVQRAGQLISLTAREYALLEYLMLNKGRIVSRVDIAEKVWELNFDTNTNVIDVYVNYLRRKVDKGFEQKLIHTVVGMGYVMKDPTTR
- a CDS encoding sensor histidine kinase; amino-acid sequence: MLIRTRLTLYFAGLMAGLLLLVSAGVYLFERQSQQTLFYQRLQRKAEATAKVYQQKNRRLDKTDEILLLTQEKQHEAIFDETNTLVYSSGSYTYYPVSAQFLNQVRTERIVRFQTDNKLGVGMFFRGAYDRFTVIVTAEDTFGQAQLTLLLQNMGLVNVFGLLLVLGLAWLFSGRSLQPAQHLINDIRHLNIDRLSERLPTGNARDEIAQLSIQFNHLLSRLDKTVRQNRAFVTNASHELRTPLANLLGTLQVSLSHDQQPDNLRATLQSAIEEVQSLIRLANNLLLLAELGVENDASTLAFEDVLLTEPLLDAVQAVQRKYPDHTIDIVLPDDSECCQLTGNADLLTVALTNLLENACKYSPVIKPVQVRLQPVTDGSEYSVQDRGIGIPPDALPHLFTPLFRADNAHQTNAGHGVGLALVQRIAQLHGGRVSVRSELGTGTTFRLWLPTNKA